The Penaeus chinensis breed Huanghai No. 1 unplaced genomic scaffold, ASM1920278v2 CTG_6599, whole genome shotgun sequence genomic interval TATAACAATCATGACTTGATAAATGGATTTGCCGGATACAATTACGGCTTTCTTCAACTTAGCTTGCGTTGAATTTCCATTTActtacctatatttttttttcccaaatatgACATGTgacgaaattatgaaaataatatacaataaattgCTTCCGTAATCATGCTATCATCTTACtttaatcaattttttttattagagaTACTTTACAGTTCCTTGATGAGGGAGTATACTCTTCTGAAAAATTTGATGTGTAATGAGAATGTAATAATACACTTTATAACACTGATATCTGTATATTAACAGTGGGTATATATCATCAATTTCTTAAATCTATCAATATTTTTGAAGGGATATTCCCTGACAAATTTAATCACTATTGACGAATATGCAGTGTCCCCACTTATTGCGAGTATCcgagtttattattttcttttattttttcaatactgATACGATTCCTATCCCGTTTCACTAGTTAATATAATCAAAAATCCTTGTTAAAAAGGGtgccaaaaaaaattttttcagtTCTCGTAACAATCGATCTGAGTTTTCGACTGATTGTAGCTACAATACTTTCCATATTAACAAACACGTCTATTACAATATTATTCTGAAAAAGCTTGAAGaaatttttctttctgtgtccgCTTTtcccaataatcattatcatccttagtaaCAAACCCCCAGCACATCACTAATCTTATACTTCTAGGATTACATTTACAGTTAATCATAGTGGAAACCTATCAGTGTATCGGCATGCTGAAAATAATCCGTAAGGCATGTCACTTcgcatattctttctttcttgagaaGCTCAATTGCATCATTAACTTCAGCTTTATTAATCCCCATGAGCCATCAAAGaggatatctatatattcttgatatcattcccattatccccCTGTTTAAACTGACTAGTAAAATTGGAAGTGGttccatccatcatcatcactactattatcatcactactatcattgtcactttcttcttcattatcatcattttcaaaatcatcattgactATCATCTGAATCATGACCTGAAtcatgaccactaccttcaccacaaTGACCATACCTTCCCACTAttaccactaccttcaccactatgaccacattACTACCTCACCACTataaccactaccttcaccactatgaccactaccttcaccactatgaccaacGAATTCCTACCTCACAACTataaccactaccttcaccactataccAACATTTTACTACCTTCCACCATTCAAACATGACCACTACTTCACCAATATGATCAAATTTACTACCTTCCATCACTATGaccacatcatcaccactatGACCCCTActttcaccactatgaccactacctcaccactatgaccactaccattaccactatgaccactacctttaccactatgaccaaatttactaccttcatcacaaaaccattaccttcaccactatgaccactactttTACACTATGACCAACTACCTTACCACTATGAACCAAATTTACTACTTCATCACTATGACCACTACTTTTACCACGATACCACTACCTTCagccactatgaccactacctttaccacgTATGACCACTACTTTTACCACTATGACTACTACCTTTAACCACTATgccactacctttaccactaaGACCAAATTACTACCTACAACACTATCACCACCTTACTACCTTTAACACTATAGCCACTACCTTATTAAGTCCTCCAGCTTTTCATCAGATCCTTTCACTTTCTGATCATCGTCGTTTTTTATATTGAAAATCATTATCACataaatatcaatgttattactgagCAGCTCTTCAATATTTTCCTCAATATTATCAccaactattataattttttttttttttaatattatcaccacaacattatgaattttttttttttttgaggagtgaACATTTAATTGAGTTGATGATCGTTTATAAGAAATGAGAAACCGGTTTATTTCTCCCCCATATGGTTATATGATTCTGGTACATAATCTATAAAACTTTAatttataaaactaaataaaaacctGATCCTGAGACAATTTCATCTGTGGCATTTCAGTCctgtattttcatcataataGATGTTATTAATGAGGATTGTATTGAGATGAGGGTGTTGTTTCTGAATTGTGGTTGTTGCTCAGTTTGCatatgttgtaattgttgtttgaTCAAATATGATGGTAAGTTGTGCTGTTCTTGGTTCTGAATCACTTATCCTGAATTTCTTGGTTTCAGAGTTACTTGATCCTGAATTACTTGATCCTGGTTCAATTTTTTGTTCCTAATTTTTTGGTTTTCTAATTTCTTTGTTCTGAATTactggtcttgaattacttgtctgttacttggtcttgaattacttgtctagattacttggtcttgaattacttggtcttgaattacttgaccttgaattacttggttctgaattacttggtcttgaattacttggtcttgaatacTTGGTCTTTGATTTACTTGTCATGAATTACTTGGGTCATGAATTACTTGGTCtatgaattacttggtcttgaaaaTATCTTGTAGTTGTTTTTTGTAATCTTcttagttgttgctgttgcttattTTGTGTATAGGTTGGAGCACTTGTTGCGTGGTTTGTAGCTTTTCTGTTGATTGTTGGTAGTGGTATTTGGTATTGTGTTTTGCTGTTTTCATTTGTGGTACTTGTAGGATTTGTGTGGTGCCTGCTGTTTGCACtcgtatatttgttgttgttgtggcacCTTTTGTTGTGTGGTACtgttgtagtacttgttgatggtggtggtgcttgctgttgcactcggaTAAATTTTAATACCTGTTTTGTTGTTACCTGTTGTTGTGGTGGAGGGCTTGCTGTTTCACTCGTGATACTTGATGTTGTTGTGGTACCTGTTGTTGTGGTGTTCTTGCTGTTTCactcgtgtttttgttgtttttgtggtacctggttgtgtggtggtgtgcatGCTGTAGCACtcgtgattttgtttttttgtttttgtggtaccTGTTGCTTTGGTggggtgcttgctgttgcactcggatatttgttgttttttttggtacCTGTTGCTGTGGTGTGCTTGTAGTACTTGTTGATGTGGTGGTGCTTGATGTATCTCTCGTGATTAATGTAATAGTTGTTGTAGTTTGTGGtttttgtagtatttgttgttttgtggttGGTGCCTGCTTTTGCACTCGgtgacatttgttgtagtacttgttgttgtgtACTTTAGCACTTGTTGTTGAGGTGGAGCTTGCTGGTGCATATGaaatatttgttgttgtggcgGTGCTTGCTGTTGCCCTCGTGTAATTGTAAATACCTGTTGTTTGTTGTGTACTTGCTGgtcatttttaatatttgttgttgtggtggtgcttctgtttgcactcgtgacattttgttgtagtacttgttgttgtggtacaTTGGTagatttgttgttgtggtggtgcttgctgttgcactcgtgacatttgttgtagtacttgttgttgtggtaattgtagtatttgttgttgtggtggtgcttgctgttgcactcgtgacatttgttgtagtacttgttgttgttgttgttgtggtacttgtagcacttgttgttgtggtggtgcttgctggtgcatttgtagtatttgttgttgtggcggtgcttgctgttgcactcgtggtaATTGTaatacctgttgttgttgttgtggtacttgCAGTACTTGTTGATTTAGTATCGGTACTTGTGATTGTTGATACACTTTATATTTCTTTGGTATTGATATATGTTGTTTTTGGGatgcttgttgttgttgaggtACTTGTTGGTATACTTGTGATACTTGCTGTTGTCGTCGTGGTACTTGTATGTACAATTGtggtacttgttgttgttgtcgttgtaatGCTTGTTGGTACACTTGtggtacttgttgttgtggtgcTTGTCGATATACTTGTGGTATTTGTTGGTCTATATAtgatgcttgttgttgttgtgatggttGTTGttctaataattgtgatgatgcttGATATTGTAGTGGTAGTTGTTGAGATATTTGTTGTACTTGCTGATTCAATGGTATTACTTGCTGTGGTTGTTGATTTAGTGGGAGTTTCTTAGGCTGATTGTGATTCAATATCTCTGAAAGCATGGATatcttattttgtaatatttctaCTAAGATATGTcctatatctatttgttcatcaGGAGTGAGTTgatttattgatgttgatatcgaCTTTATCTCTCGACACATCTTTAATAATCTTTGCTTTGATGGTGCCAGCGATAATACCGGCGGTAGTGACTGATGAATTCTTTGTTCTTGTTGGGGGTTATCCAAACGATCAGAAGAACAAGCTTGTAATATTGATGAGGTCAACTTATTTAACATAGGTGTCAAATGTTTTAAATTAGACAATGACATTGGATCTAATGACTGGTTTACTGAATCTATAGACTTGTTTATTGACAAATACTTCATTGTGTCAGATGAATcacttgatgataatgaatcacttg includes:
- the LOC125024837 gene encoding alpha/beta-gliadin A-V-like; its protein translation is MECNQPCPYSNTCSSDRLDNPQQEQRIHQSLPPVLSLAPSKQRLLKMCREIKSISTSINQLTPDEQIDIGHILVEILQNKISMLSEILNHNQPKKLPLNQQPQQVIPLNQQVQQISQQLPLQYQASSQLLEQQPSQQQQASYIDQQIPQVYRQAPQQQVPQVYQQALQRQQQQVPQLYIQVPRRQQQVSQVYQQVPQQQQASQKQHISIPKKYKVYQQSQVPILNQQVLQVPQQQQQVFTITRGQQQAPPQQQIFHMHQQAPPQQQVLKYTTTSTTTNVTEYIKHHHINKYYKHTTATGTTTTSSITSETASPPPQQQVTTKQVLKFIRVQQQAPPPSTSTTTVPHNKRCHNNNKYTSANSRHHTNPTSTTNENSKTQYQIPLPTINRKATNHATSAPTYTQNKQQQQLRRLQKTTTRYFQDQVIHRPRSSNSGSSNSETKKFRISDSEPRTAQLTIIFDQTTITTYAN